Proteins encoded in a region of the Elaeis guineensis isolate ETL-2024a chromosome 7, EG11, whole genome shotgun sequence genome:
- the LOC105048444 gene encoding uncharacterized protein, protein MEDSGNKRSREESEESPEAKRLHAELLFDILDDDSDAGDRDPATQDLASVMKIFEEEIAQPPPPPAPAAPDAVDPVFPPADFENLGQPDLGYLLEASDDELGLPPTVPSSSDEDGDARKAQPAGGEMGAEPEAHGFGQIWAFDEEITGCYDGLEFGVRQQDEREASAAAEEAVVFDGGLFDFPDVLCGPSDLADLSWRPESLPAV, encoded by the coding sequence ATGGAGGACTCCGGCAACAAGAGAAGCCGGGAGGAGTCGGAGGAATCTCCGGAGGCGAAACGGCTCCACGCCGAACTACTCTTCGACATCCTCGACGACGACTCCGACGCCGGCGACCGGGATCCAGCTACCCAAGACCTGGCCTCCGTGATGAAGATCTTCGAGGAGGAGATCGCCCAACCGCCGCCTCCGCCGGCGCCTGCGGCGCCGGACGCGGTGGATCCGGTCTTTCCGCCGGCCGATTTTGAAAATCTCGGCCAACCGGATCTCGGTTACCTTCTCGAGGCCTCCGATGACGAGCTTGGCCTCCCGCCGACGGTCCCGTCGTCGTCAGATGAGGACGGGGACGCCAGGAAGGCGCAGCCCGCCGGTGGCGAGATGGGGGCGGAGCCGGAGGCCCATGGGTTTGGGCAGATCTGGGCGTTCGACGAGGAGATCACGGGGTGTTACGACGGGCTGGAGTTTGGGGTCCGGCAGCAGGATGAGAGGGAGgcgtcggcggcggccgaggagGCTGTGGTTTTCGACGGCGGGCTGTTCGATTTTCCGGACGTGCTCTGCGGGCCGTCCGATTTGGCTGATCTCTCGTGGCGGCCGGAATCTTTGCCGGCCGTCTAA